In Archangium violaceum, the following are encoded in one genomic region:
- a CDS encoding serine/threonine-protein kinase — translation MDRESLKGMQSTTTLARGGAEAERVSAHPEFYSERAFFAGDLVARRYRVACFIASGGMGEVYAAEDLSLHEPVALKTLRPELAAMPEALPRFKRELRLARRVTHPNVCRVFDLGEHEVESNAAGDSPGRIVFLSMELLAGWTLHMHLQRHGRMSPRQVLLLAEQMAAALDAAHAARIIHRDFKSSNVMLVPAASLPGGQRAVVTDFGLAGGEVFEGEASSSGDGPIMGSPAYMSPEQVEGRPLSPASDIYSFGVVLFEMVTGRRPFVGDTETSTALMRLSVPPPSPRELVPELEPVWEEVLLRCLAPRPCSRFATASEVVASLRGGAPVPKRRSRSGLPSLSPMKRVASAVRMARERLGAGPRLPEQFQGGRGAMPTEAEAARLYAEGLVALRHHDAATAAERFERVVESVPDFAPAHSALAAARQYLHQEEPAMEAARRALELAGHLSREERLLVAARNHELRAEWAQAIEAYRTLFEFFPRNVEYGTSLVHVLVNVGQSREARATLDTLRQLPPPQCEDARIDLAAAVAASATADFMSSRRHAAAAVSRALREGQGQLAASALIIQAYAARNLAEPRKAIGLLEESEQLFLEGGDWGGVARAMHVRAMTLIDMARLREAEYVIVSAIRVAQRLQGASLEAELLLSAGVLNRQLGNLTEALLRGQGARELFQLRGRLHDASSCVILVGSVLRLLGELDESRCLLEEGIHAAQVTYGDDYMEAWARHELGLLLMELGELARARRELERALELRRARGLWAFVAETELALASLALEEGRPEEALVVAEWALASHAALRSPDREGLSYTVKARALLALGETLEAREALARARALACHSEDFFIEAELLLTEALLVQRVGGGSEREAVAPRLQSLAARAARAGARRVALEARLVLAVLGCGVQEGAFS, via the coding sequence ATGGACCGCGAGTCGCTCAAGGGGATGCAGAGCACGACCACCCTGGCACGTGGCGGTGCCGAGGCGGAGCGGGTTTCCGCGCATCCAGAATTTTACAGTGAGCGCGCGTTCTTCGCGGGGGATCTGGTCGCCCGGCGCTACCGGGTGGCGTGCTTCATCGCCAGTGGAGGGATGGGCGAGGTGTACGCGGCGGAGGATCTGTCGCTACACGAGCCCGTGGCGCTCAAGACCCTCCGGCCGGAGCTGGCCGCCATGCCGGAGGCGCTCCCGCGCTTCAAGCGTGAGCTTCGCCTGGCACGCCGTGTGACGCATCCCAATGTGTGCCGGGTCTTCGACCTCGGAGAGCACGAGGTCGAGTCGAATGCGGCGGGGGATTCGCCGGGGAGGATCGTCTTCCTCTCCATGGAGCTGCTCGCGGGGTGGACGCTCCACATGCACCTCCAGCGCCACGGGCGGATGTCACCGCGTCAGGTGTTGCTCCTGGCCGAACAGATGGCGGCGGCGCTGGATGCGGCGCATGCCGCGCGGATCATCCACCGCGACTTCAAGAGCAGCAATGTGATGTTGGTGCCCGCGGCCTCCCTGCCGGGTGGTCAGCGGGCGGTGGTGACCGACTTCGGCCTGGCCGGCGGGGAGGTCTTCGAAGGAGAGGCGTCCTCCTCCGGGGACGGTCCGATCATGGGAAGCCCGGCGTACATGTCCCCCGAGCAGGTGGAGGGCAGGCCGCTGTCTCCCGCCTCCGACATCTACTCCTTCGGGGTGGTGCTCTTCGAGATGGTGACGGGACGGCGGCCCTTCGTGGGGGACACGGAGACGTCCACCGCCCTGATGCGCCTGAGTGTGCCGCCTCCCTCGCCGCGCGAGCTGGTGCCGGAGCTGGAGCCCGTCTGGGAGGAGGTGCTCCTGCGCTGCCTGGCGCCACGGCCGTGTTCTCGTTTTGCCACCGCGTCCGAGGTAGTGGCCTCGCTGCGCGGTGGGGCACCGGTTCCGAAGCGGCGGAGCCGTTCGGGGTTGCCCTCGCTCTCCCCCATGAAGCGGGTGGCGAGCGCCGTGCGCATGGCGAGGGAGCGGTTGGGCGCGGGGCCGCGGCTCCCTGAGCAGTTCCAGGGCGGGCGTGGCGCGATGCCCACCGAGGCCGAGGCGGCGCGGCTCTACGCCGAGGGGCTCGTCGCCCTGCGGCACCATGACGCGGCGACCGCGGCCGAGCGGTTCGAGCGCGTGGTGGAGAGCGTCCCGGACTTCGCTCCCGCGCACTCGGCACTGGCCGCCGCTCGCCAGTATCTCCATCAAGAGGAGCCAGCCATGGAGGCCGCGCGCCGGGCGCTCGAGCTGGCCGGGCACTTGTCCCGGGAGGAGCGCCTCCTGGTGGCCGCCCGCAACCATGAGCTGCGGGCCGAGTGGGCACAGGCCATCGAGGCCTACCGGACGCTCTTCGAGTTCTTCCCCCGCAATGTGGAGTACGGCACCTCGCTGGTGCACGTGCTGGTGAACGTGGGGCAGTCGCGCGAGGCCCGGGCCACCCTGGACACGCTGCGGCAGCTCCCTCCTCCTCAGTGCGAGGATGCACGCATCGACCTGGCCGCGGCGGTGGCCGCGAGCGCCACCGCCGATTTCATGTCCTCCCGGCGCCATGCCGCGGCCGCCGTGTCCCGGGCGCTGAGGGAGGGCCAGGGGCAGCTCGCCGCGTCCGCGCTCATCATCCAGGCGTATGCCGCGCGCAACCTCGCGGAGCCTCGGAAGGCCATCGGGTTGCTGGAGGAGTCGGAGCAGCTGTTCCTGGAGGGCGGGGACTGGGGTGGCGTGGCGCGCGCGATGCACGTACGTGCCATGACGCTCATCGACATGGCTCGGCTGCGCGAGGCCGAGTACGTCATCGTCTCCGCCATCCGCGTGGCTCAGCGGCTCCAGGGCGCCTCGCTCGAGGCGGAGCTCCTCCTGAGCGCCGGTGTGTTGAACCGCCAGCTGGGCAATCTCACCGAGGCCCTGCTGCGGGGCCAGGGCGCACGGGAGCTGTTCCAGCTGCGCGGCCGGCTGCACGACGCGAGCAGCTGCGTCATCCTGGTGGGCTCGGTGCTGCGGTTGCTGGGGGAGCTGGACGAGTCCCGGTGCCTGCTAGAGGAGGGGATTCATGCGGCCCAGGTCACCTATGGGGATGACTACATGGAGGCCTGGGCCCGCCACGAGCTGGGCTTGCTCCTGATGGAACTGGGGGAGCTGGCGCGGGCGCGGCGGGAGCTGGAGCGCGCGCTGGAGCTGCGGCGGGCGCGGGGCCTGTGGGCCTTCGTGGCCGAGACGGAGCTCGCGCTGGCGAGCCTCGCCCTGGAGGAGGGCCGCCCGGAGGAGGCGCTCGTGGTGGCGGAGTGGGCGCTGGCCAGCCACGCGGCGTTGCGGAGCCCAGACCGGGAAGGGCTCTCGTACACGGTGAAGGCGCGGGCACTGCTGGCCCTGGGTGAGACCCTGGAGGCACGTGAGGCGCTGGCGCGGGCTCGGGCGCTCGCGTGTCACAGCGAGGACTTCTTCATCGAGGCGGAGCTCCTGCTCACCGAGGCGCTGCTGGTTCAGCGGGTGGGTGGTGGCTCGGAGCGGGAGGCGGTGGCACCGCGACTCCAATCACTCGCGGCGCGTGCGGCTCGCGCTGGCGCGCGACGGGTGGCGCTCGAGGCGCGGCTCGTCCTGGCGGTGCTGGGGTGTGGCGTGCAGGAGGGGGCCTTCTCGTGA
- a CDS encoding c-type cytochrome, with the protein MKRLLFGIGVLAAASQVGCERDVSQPNLEYAPDMYGSVPYDSYAPNPNTRDGKTLMAPAPGSIPRGYSPLHYGPGTEEAMRASTELKNPFEASEPVLARGKVAFNRYCSHCHGSGGLGDGLVAARFPRPPSLLAEHALGLADGQLFHIISHGQGLMPAHGSQVAQEDRWKIVHYIRSLQSPTRTARKDTP; encoded by the coding sequence GTGAAGCGGCTCCTCTTCGGAATCGGCGTGCTCGCCGCGGCCTCGCAGGTGGGCTGCGAGCGGGACGTGTCCCAGCCCAACCTCGAATACGCGCCGGACATGTACGGCTCCGTGCCGTATGACAGCTACGCGCCCAACCCCAACACGCGCGATGGCAAGACACTGATGGCGCCCGCGCCGGGCAGCATTCCGCGGGGCTATTCGCCGCTGCACTACGGCCCGGGCACCGAGGAGGCCATGCGCGCCTCCACGGAGCTGAAGAATCCCTTCGAGGCCTCGGAGCCGGTGCTGGCGCGCGGCAAGGTGGCCTTCAACCGCTACTGCTCGCACTGCCACGGCTCGGGAGGGCTCGGGGATGGCCTGGTGGCCGCGCGCTTCCCCCGGCCTCCGTCGCTGCTGGCCGAGCACGCCCTCGGCCTCGCCGACGGGCAGCTCTTCCACATCATCTCCCACGGACAGGGATTGATGCCGGCGCACGGCTCGCAGGTGGCCCAGGAGGACCGCTGGAAGATCGTCCACTACATCCGGTCGTTGCAGTCACCGACGCGGACCGCGCGGAAGGACACGCCATGA
- a CDS encoding AAA family ATPase produces the protein MLNAATLEQWKKRLEAMRADRAFMSEYDQRDGERVKVREEIRSLIGDFLGERIELDRLRAVFDMRTRGEWDVFGLKGLSGAMFLNTLLKHLPAQSADITARLRAVLPVPRSDADARARMQAFHDRLVEHIDMGVTTRRNVQPSRVPFFVSAIWHQEAPETWPAYYESMRKRLAEEGLFEKTEDPVASYFRFVEVVRELQAALGVGAWDLERLCVWGVESPGSIETGANGTEEPPAPTQRAWLIACGRGAEYWEEFQDKGIIAIGISGLGDLSRFSSHDEVRAALRQSRNDGSDPIQDALAAWEFAHEMKPGDLVFVKQGRSLIVGYGVVESGYTYDASRSGYPNVRRVKWLWTGEETPRELLVTKTLTEITHHPRLLPQLKAAVGAKGPDGRPGTDDSSSNVSKPKPPYTLDEATAELFRSREDLEHLIGLVRHRKNVVLQGPPGVGKTFLASRLADLLVGRRDPEHVCFVQFHPSYAYEDFVQGYRPAKGGGFELRDGPFLRFCDRALQDKDDTYVLIIDEINRGNLGKVLGELMMLIEQDKREPRWATSLAYADEKEEPFYVPPNLHIIGTMNTADRSLAMVDYALRRRFAFVDVEPALDDPSFQRLLTSRGAPAALIERIRNRVKKVNELIKKDDGLGKGFLVGHSYFCGPPIGGTCDDDWYQRIVDYELEPLLREYWFDRPRRAMEATALLLED, from the coding sequence ATGCTGAACGCGGCAACCCTCGAGCAGTGGAAGAAGAGGCTGGAAGCGATGCGCGCCGATCGCGCATTCATGAGCGAGTACGACCAGCGGGACGGCGAGCGCGTGAAGGTGCGCGAGGAGATCCGGTCGCTCATCGGAGACTTCCTCGGGGAGCGCATCGAGCTCGACAGGCTGCGAGCCGTCTTCGACATGAGGACGAGAGGGGAGTGGGACGTCTTCGGGCTCAAGGGGCTGTCCGGGGCGATGTTCCTGAATACCCTTTTGAAGCACCTGCCCGCGCAGTCGGCGGACATCACGGCGCGGCTGCGCGCGGTGCTGCCCGTGCCGAGGTCGGATGCGGATGCACGCGCGCGGATGCAGGCATTCCACGACCGGCTGGTGGAGCACATCGACATGGGTGTGACGACGCGCCGGAACGTGCAGCCGTCACGGGTGCCGTTCTTCGTGAGCGCCATCTGGCACCAGGAAGCGCCGGAGACCTGGCCCGCCTACTACGAGTCGATGCGCAAGCGGCTGGCGGAGGAGGGGCTCTTCGAGAAGACCGAGGACCCTGTCGCCTCGTATTTCCGCTTCGTGGAGGTGGTGCGGGAGCTCCAGGCGGCGCTCGGGGTGGGGGCCTGGGATCTGGAGCGCCTCTGCGTGTGGGGGGTGGAGTCACCGGGGTCCATCGAGACGGGGGCCAATGGGACCGAGGAGCCCCCTGCTCCCACCCAGCGTGCGTGGCTCATCGCCTGCGGCCGTGGCGCCGAGTACTGGGAGGAGTTCCAGGACAAGGGCATCATCGCCATTGGTATCAGCGGGCTGGGAGACCTGAGCAGGTTCAGCAGCCATGACGAGGTGCGGGCCGCGCTCCGGCAGAGCCGGAATGATGGCAGCGATCCCATCCAGGACGCGCTCGCCGCCTGGGAATTCGCCCACGAGATGAAGCCCGGTGATCTGGTCTTCGTGAAGCAGGGCCGCTCGCTCATCGTGGGCTACGGTGTCGTGGAGTCCGGCTACACCTACGACGCTTCCCGCTCCGGCTACCCCAACGTGCGCCGTGTGAAGTGGCTGTGGACCGGTGAGGAGACACCTCGGGAGCTGCTCGTCACCAAGACACTCACGGAGATCACCCACCATCCGCGCCTCCTGCCCCAACTCAAGGCGGCCGTGGGGGCCAAGGGCCCGGATGGCCGCCCCGGGACGGATGACTCCTCCTCGAACGTCTCCAAGCCGAAGCCGCCCTACACTCTCGATGAGGCCACGGCCGAGCTCTTCCGCTCCCGCGAGGACCTCGAGCACCTCATCGGGCTCGTGCGCCACCGCAAGAACGTGGTGCTCCAGGGCCCTCCCGGCGTGGGCAAGACGTTCCTTGCCTCGCGGCTGGCGGATCTGCTCGTCGGGCGGCGCGACCCCGAGCACGTCTGCTTCGTCCAATTCCACCCGTCCTATGCCTACGAGGACTTCGTCCAGGGTTACCGTCCCGCGAAGGGCGGGGGCTTCGAACTGCGAGATGGTCCGTTCCTGCGCTTCTGCGATCGAGCGCTGCAGGACAAGGACGACACCTATGTCCTCATCATCGACGAGATCAACCGGGGCAACCTCGGCAAGGTGCTCGGTGAGTTGATGATGCTCATCGAGCAGGACAAGAGGGAGCCGCGCTGGGCCACCTCGCTGGCCTACGCGGACGAGAAGGAGGAGCCCTTCTACGTTCCCCCCAACCTGCACATCATCGGCACGATGAACACGGCCGACCGCTCGCTGGCCATGGTGGACTACGCGTTGCGGCGGCGCTTCGCCTTCGTGGATGTCGAGCCCGCGCTGGACGATCCCTCCTTCCAACGGCTGCTCACGTCCCGGGGCGCGCCAGCCGCCCTCATCGAGCGCATCCGCAACCGCGTGAAGAAGGTGAACGAGCTCATCAAGAAGGACGACGGCCTCGGCAAGGGCTTCCTCGTGGGGCACAGCTACTTCTGCGGCCCTCCCATCGGTGGGACCTGCGACGATGACTGGTATCAGCGCATCGTCGATTACGAGCTGGAACCGCTGCTGCGTGAGTATTGGTTCGATCGGCCCAGGCGCGCCATGGAGGCCACGGCGCTGCTCCTCGAGGACTGA
- a CDS encoding 5-methylcytosine restriction system specificity protein McrC: MVPVRNVYYLLCYAWDHADMAPLADVGGLDVGPLQDLLAHVLVSGVAGLLRRGLDRAYVEHEEALRSPRGRLDVSVTLKRNLERSSRAVCRYDELSHDVLHNRLLRATMLRLASAGVAPHLARELTNAARRMREVSPIEPVPALFRRVQLHRNNAHYGFLLHTCELAMRFLVPEQHGQGFRFVDFRADEREMGALFEAFVRNFLKREQDHFRVGGEVIRWAAEPVLPGAEALLPSMRTDISLVAPGHKVILDAKFYTRPLRTGRDGRKKLREEHLYQVFAYLKNLEARGHGAADTGVLLYATSGERFDYRYRLGGHELRACSLDLDQPWPGIREDLLRLVRGV; encoded by the coding sequence GTGGTTCCCGTCCGCAACGTCTACTACCTGCTCTGCTACGCCTGGGATCACGCCGACATGGCCCCGCTCGCCGACGTGGGCGGGCTGGATGTCGGGCCGCTCCAGGACCTGCTGGCTCACGTGCTCGTCTCGGGCGTGGCGGGCCTGCTGCGCCGGGGCCTGGATCGTGCGTACGTGGAGCACGAGGAGGCCTTGCGCTCGCCACGTGGCAGGCTCGACGTGTCCGTGACGCTCAAGCGCAACCTCGAGCGCTCCAGCCGCGCCGTCTGCCGGTACGACGAGCTCAGCCACGACGTCCTGCACAACCGGTTGTTGCGGGCGACGATGCTCCGCCTGGCCTCGGCGGGTGTCGCTCCCCATCTCGCGCGCGAGCTGACGAACGCCGCCCGGCGCATGCGCGAGGTGTCACCCATCGAGCCCGTGCCGGCCCTCTTCCGGCGCGTGCAACTCCATCGCAACAACGCGCACTACGGCTTCCTGCTCCACACGTGCGAGCTGGCGATGCGTTTCCTCGTCCCGGAGCAGCATGGGCAGGGCTTTCGCTTCGTCGACTTCCGTGCGGACGAGCGGGAGATGGGCGCGCTGTTCGAGGCGTTCGTTCGCAACTTCCTCAAGCGGGAGCAGGACCACTTCCGGGTGGGGGGAGAAGTCATCCGCTGGGCCGCCGAGCCGGTTCTGCCCGGCGCCGAGGCCCTCCTGCCCAGCATGCGCACGGACATCTCGCTCGTCGCTCCGGGGCACAAGGTCATCCTCGACGCGAAGTTCTACACGCGCCCGCTGCGCACCGGCCGCGACGGGCGCAAGAAGCTGCGCGAGGAGCACCTCTACCAGGTGTTCGCCTACCTCAAGAACCTGGAGGCTCGCGGCCATGGCGCCGCTGACACCGGGGTCTTGCTGTATGCCACCAGCGGCGAGCGCTTCGACTACAGGTATCGGCTCGGCGGCCATGAGCTGCGGGCCTGTTCCCTGGACCTGGACCAGCCGTGGCCGGGCATCCGGGAGGACCTCCTGCGACTGGTCAGGGGAGTGTGA
- a CDS encoding DUF3341 domain-containing protein has translation MSQSQSVLLSYFDSEEHVLDATRAAREAGYAVHDVYTPYAIHGMDEAMGLKSSRLTWVCFGAGLFGTTSALALQYYTSVVSWPLNVGGKPFNSFPAFIPVAFELTVLCAGLLTVAAFLLRTKTFPGSKREALPRVTDDRFVLALRADESDGKLRRMLEHHGALEVEQMEVAS, from the coding sequence ATGAGCCAGTCCCAATCCGTCCTGCTCAGCTACTTCGACAGCGAGGAGCACGTCCTCGACGCCACCCGGGCCGCCCGCGAGGCGGGCTACGCGGTGCATGACGTCTACACGCCGTACGCCATCCACGGGATGGACGAGGCGATGGGGCTGAAGTCCTCGCGCCTGACCTGGGTGTGCTTCGGGGCGGGGCTGTTCGGCACCACGTCGGCCCTGGCGCTCCAGTACTACACGTCGGTGGTGAGCTGGCCGCTCAACGTGGGAGGCAAGCCCTTCAACTCCTTCCCGGCTTTCATCCCGGTGGCCTTCGAGCTCACGGTGCTGTGCGCGGGCCTCCTCACCGTGGCGGCCTTCCTGTTGCGCACGAAGACCTTCCCCGGCAGCAAGCGCGAGGCGCTGCCCCGGGTGACGGATGACCGTTTCGTGCTGGCGCTGCGCGCGGACGAGTCGGACGGGAAGCTGCGGCGGATGCTCGAGCATCACGGTGCGCTCGAGGTGGAGCAGATGGAGGTGGCGTCGTGA
- the nrfD gene encoding NrfD/PsrC family molybdoenzyme membrane anchor subunit, protein MSNQHTSSLRVPLVGEERTLGQLTGEICAPMERKPTGKWWVAFALAVATLAVGVGMVSYEVATGIGVWGLNKTIGWAFDITNFVFWVGIGHAGTLISAILFLFRQKWRTSINRAAEAMTLFAVMCAAIFPVIHMGRPWNAFWVLPYPNSRGSLWVNFRSPLLWDVFAISTYFTISAVFWYFGLIPDLATVRDRAKGLKKSIFKALSFGWNGSSRTWHRYETVYLLLAGLATPLVLSVHTIVSFDFATSVIPGWHTTIFPPYFVAGAVFSGFAMVLTLMIITRTVLGFEHLITIRHLENMTKVIIVTGGIVSLAYGTEFFIAWYSGNPYEKFTFMNRAFGPYAWAYWTMVTCNVVSPHLFWFKKIRTSPAAIFVLSLVINVGMWFERFVIIVTSLHRDFLPSSWSMYTPTVVEVGTFVGTFGLFFTLFLLFTRVLPIISIGEVKSVAAFARGAHAPAHASHPAHGSETPHEHPAETPEPLPTPALAAVAVRKDMPV, encoded by the coding sequence ATGAGCAACCAGCACACATCCTCCCTGCGGGTGCCGCTCGTCGGCGAGGAGCGCACCCTCGGCCAGCTCACGGGGGAGATCTGCGCCCCCATGGAGCGCAAGCCCACCGGCAAGTGGTGGGTGGCCTTCGCCCTGGCGGTCGCCACGCTGGCGGTGGGCGTGGGCATGGTCTCCTACGAGGTGGCCACCGGTATCGGCGTGTGGGGCCTCAACAAGACGATCGGCTGGGCCTTCGACATCACCAACTTCGTGTTCTGGGTGGGCATCGGCCACGCGGGCACGCTCATCTCCGCCATCCTCTTCCTCTTCCGGCAGAAGTGGCGCACGAGCATCAACCGGGCGGCCGAGGCGATGACGCTCTTCGCGGTCATGTGCGCGGCCATCTTCCCGGTCATCCACATGGGCCGGCCGTGGAACGCCTTCTGGGTGCTGCCCTATCCGAACAGCCGCGGCTCGCTCTGGGTGAACTTCCGCTCGCCGCTGCTGTGGGACGTGTTCGCGATCAGCACGTACTTCACCATCTCGGCGGTGTTCTGGTACTTCGGCCTCATTCCGGACCTGGCCACGGTGCGTGACAGGGCGAAGGGGCTGAAGAAGTCCATCTTCAAGGCGCTGTCGTTCGGGTGGAACGGCTCGTCGCGCACGTGGCACCGCTACGAGACGGTGTACCTGCTGCTGGCGGGCCTGGCGACGCCGCTGGTGCTCAGCGTGCACACCATCGTGTCGTTCGACTTCGCGACCTCGGTCATCCCCGGCTGGCACACCACCATCTTCCCGCCGTACTTCGTCGCCGGCGCGGTGTTCAGCGGCTTCGCGATGGTGCTGACGCTGATGATCATCACCCGCACGGTGCTGGGCTTCGAGCACCTCATCACCATCCGCCACCTGGAGAACATGACGAAGGTCATCATCGTCACGGGTGGCATCGTGTCGCTGGCGTACGGGACGGAGTTCTTCATCGCCTGGTACTCGGGCAACCCGTACGAGAAGTTCACGTTCATGAACCGGGCATTCGGCCCGTACGCGTGGGCGTACTGGACGATGGTGACGTGCAACGTGGTGTCGCCGCACCTGTTCTGGTTCAAGAAGATTCGGACGTCGCCCGCGGCCATCTTCGTGCTGTCGCTGGTCATCAACGTGGGCATGTGGTTCGAGCGCTTCGTCATCATCGTGACGTCGCTGCACCGGGACTTCCTGCCCTCGAGCTGGTCCATGTACACGCCCACGGTGGTCGAGGTGGGCACGTTCGTGGGCACCTTCGGCCTCTTCTTCACGCTGTTCCTGCTGTTCACCCGGGTGCTGCCCATCATCTCCATCGGAGAGGTGAAGAGCGTGGCGGCGTTCGCGCGGGGAGCGCATGCCCCGGCGCATGCCAGCCACCCGGCTCACGGCTCCGAGACGCCGCACGAGCACCCGGCGGAGACGCCGGAGCCCCTGCCCACCCCGGCCCTGGCGGCGGTGGCGGTGAGAAAGGACATGCCGGTATGA